Proteins encoded by one window of Psychromonas sp. L1A2:
- the focA gene encoding formate transporter FocA has translation MNHAINNLNNLNKEAISSESLDNPVSIASEYGYKKANKGLLQSFGLSIFAGIFISIAFVFYITVTTGSSASWGMTKFAGGFAFSLGLILVVVCGAELFTSTVLSSVAWAQKKITNKQLISCWIRVYIGNFVGAMIMLLLIVGAKMHLQDGGQWGINAMLIAQHKLHHTWIQAFSLGILCNLLVCLGVWMTFYTKDILTKAMLLILPVTMFVSCGFEHSIANLFMVPLGIALQHSFSPELLLELGYNATSFADLTISHFLVNNLIPVTLGNIVGGAVIVGLGNWFIEKSPISQKQ, from the coding sequence ATGAACCATGCAATCAATAACTTAAACAACTTAAATAAAGAAGCTATTAGCTCAGAAAGTCTCGATAACCCTGTCTCCATCGCCAGTGAATATGGATATAAAAAAGCCAATAAAGGTTTATTACAATCCTTTGGTTTATCTATTTTTGCTGGTATTTTTATTTCGATTGCTTTTGTTTTTTATATCACGGTAACCACTGGCTCAAGTGCATCATGGGGCATGACAAAGTTTGCTGGCGGTTTTGCTTTTAGTTTAGGACTTATTTTAGTGGTCGTTTGTGGTGCAGAGCTATTTACTAGTACCGTATTAAGTAGCGTAGCGTGGGCGCAAAAGAAGATCACTAATAAACAACTGATTAGCTGTTGGATCCGAGTTTATATAGGCAACTTTGTGGGAGCAATGATCATGTTATTGTTAATTGTAGGCGCAAAAATGCACCTGCAAGACGGCGGTCAGTGGGGTATTAATGCGATGCTTATTGCACAGCACAAACTTCACCACACTTGGATACAAGCTTTCTCACTAGGCATTTTATGTAACTTACTGGTGTGCTTAGGTGTTTGGATGACATTTTATACAAAAGACATATTAACTAAAGCCATGTTATTAATTCTGCCAGTCACCATGTTTGTCAGTTGTGGATTTGAACATAGTATTGCTAATCTATTTATGGTGCCTTTAGGCATTGCACTACAACATAGTTTTTCACCTGAGTTATTGCTTGAACTAGGCTATAACGCGACAAGCTTTGCTGATTTAACCATCAGTCACTTTCTCGTTAATAATTTAATTCCAGTAACATTGGGTAATATTGTGGGAGGTGCCGTCATCGTAGGGTTAGGAAATTGGTTTATTGAAAAATCGCCGATCAGCCAAAAGCAGTAA
- the luxS gene encoding S-ribosylhomocysteine lyase, translated as MPLLDSFTVDHTIMKAPAVRIAKTMQTPSKDTITVFDLRFTAPNKDILSEKGIHTLEHLYAGFMRDHLNGDQVEIIDISPMGCRTGFYMSLIGAPTEDQVGKAWLAAMQDVLNVENQNEIPELNEFQCGTYEMHSLVEAKQIAQAIIDAGVGVNKNDDISLSAEQLQQL; from the coding sequence ATGCCATTATTAGACAGCTTTACCGTTGACCATACTATTATGAAAGCGCCAGCAGTACGTATTGCTAAAACCATGCAAACACCAAGTAAAGATACGATTACTGTATTTGATTTGCGTTTTACTGCGCCTAATAAAGATATCCTATCGGAAAAAGGGATCCATACATTAGAGCATTTATATGCTGGTTTTATGCGTGACCATTTAAATGGTGATCAAGTAGAAATTATCGATATCTCACCGATGGGGTGTCGTACCGGTTTTTACATGAGCTTAATTGGCGCACCAACAGAAGACCAAGTTGGTAAAGCTTGGTTAGCGGCAATGCAAGATGTTTTAAACGTTGAGAATCAAAATGAAATTCCAGAATTAAATGAATTTCAATGTGGTACTTATGAAATGCATTCTCTAGTTGAAGCAAAACAGATTGCTCAAGCAATTATTGATGCGGGTGTCGGCGTTAATAAAAATGACGATATCTCATTATCAGCTGAGCAACTACAACAGCTTTAG
- a CDS encoding transglycosylase SLT domain-containing protein encodes MNLFKKILVLAFPLSLIACATPPPENPENICDIFFENRDWYSASKEMNQRWGTPIHVPMAMMYQESSFIHDAAPPMEYFWFIPIGRISSAYGYAQAQDGTWDDYQRETGNNWSDRDDFDDAIDFMGWFTSKTNKINGISKWDAYGQYLNYHEGWTGYKKKSYNKKPWLLKVSRKVDTRARQYATQLKGCQENLDSSWLWRLFYT; translated from the coding sequence ATGAATTTATTTAAGAAAATACTTGTTCTGGCTTTTCCTCTTTCTTTAATAGCTTGTGCAACACCTCCTCCTGAAAACCCTGAAAATATTTGCGATATATTTTTTGAAAATAGAGATTGGTATAGCGCGTCGAAGGAAATGAATCAGCGTTGGGGGACACCAATCCATGTTCCCATGGCGATGATGTACCAAGAAAGTAGTTTTATACATGATGCTGCGCCACCAATGGAGTACTTTTGGTTTATTCCTATTGGTCGAATCAGTAGTGCTTATGGGTATGCGCAAGCACAAGATGGAACGTGGGATGATTATCAACGTGAAACAGGTAATAACTGGTCAGATCGAGACGATTTTGATGATGCGATTGATTTTATGGGATGGTTTACCAGTAAAACCAATAAGATAAATGGTATTTCCAAGTGGGATGCCTACGGACAGTATTTAAATTATCATGAAGGTTGGACTGGCTATAAAAAGAAAAGTTACAATAAAAAGCCTTGGTTGTTAAAAGTTTCTCGCAAAGTGGATACGCGTGCTAGACAATACGCTACACAGTTAAAAGGCTGCCAAGAAAATTTAGATTCAAGCTGGTTATGGCGATTATTTTATACATAA